The following are from one region of the Marinitoga litoralis genome:
- a CDS encoding iron-containing alcohol dehydrogenase: MNYQFYMPTKVIIGKNKLEELKNMNLENNIMIVCEKFAYNLGYIDRLKEILDNVFVFDEVEPNPPTYVINNGVKFALENNIKTIIALGGGSSIDTAKAISCLEEDIENPKELKRKTKLIAIPTTSGTGSEVTNVGVYTFSNNLKKPLVTDSFWPDISIVDPTLTYSMPKNVTGSTGLDAFTHAIESYWALSTQNISKSIALKTMKLIFENLEKSIDGDKKARDVMSEASMMAGIAFSQTRTTAAHAISFPLTNIYKIPHGLACALSLYKLIEYVNNENPLEEIINYLELNSINELSSWIKKMIEKSGYSFKLRDYGVNNLEEIADISLKANIIELTPIKIDKEKLMNLLKDIY; the protein is encoded by the coding sequence ATGAATTATCAATTTTATATGCCTACAAAGGTAATTATTGGTAAAAACAAATTAGAAGAATTAAAAAACATGAATCTTGAAAATAATATTATGATTGTGTGTGAAAAATTTGCATATAATCTTGGATATATAGATAGATTAAAAGAAATTCTAGATAATGTTTTTGTATTTGATGAAGTAGAACCAAATCCGCCTACATATGTTATAAACAATGGAGTTAAATTTGCTCTAGAAAACAATATTAAAACAATAATTGCGTTAGGTGGAGGAAGTTCTATAGACACGGCTAAAGCTATATCATGTTTAGAAGAGGATATTGAAAATCCAAAAGAACTAAAGAGAAAAACCAAATTAATTGCAATACCAACTACTTCAGGAACTGGTAGCGAAGTAACTAATGTAGGAGTATATACATTTAGTAATAATCTAAAAAAGCCTTTGGTAACAGATAGTTTTTGGCCAGATATATCTATAGTTGATCCCACATTAACTTATTCAATGCCTAAAAATGTTACAGGATCAACAGGGTTAGATGCTTTTACACATGCAATTGAGTCTTATTGGGCATTATCAACACAAAATATAAGTAAATCAATAGCCTTGAAAACAATGAAATTAATATTTGAAAATCTCGAAAAATCTATTGATGGAGATAAAAAAGCAAGAGATGTAATGTCAGAAGCTAGTATGATGGCTGGAATAGCCTTTTCTCAAACACGAACAACTGCAGCACATGCTATTAGTTTTCCTTTAACAAATATATATAAGATTCCACACGGATTAGCTTGTGCATTATCTTTGTATAAATTAATTGAATATGTAAATAATGAAAATCCATTAGAAGAAATTATAAATTATTTAGAGTTAAACTCTATTAATGAATTAAGCTCCTGGATAAAAAAGATGATAGAAAAATCCGGATATAGTTTTAAACTTAGGGATTATGGTGTAAATAATTTAGAGGAAATAGCAGATATATCATTAAAAGCAAATATAATAGAACTCACACCTATAAAAATTGATAAAGAAAAATTAATGAATTTACTTAAAGATATATATTAA
- a CDS encoding carbohydrate ABC transporter permease gives MLLSSKNKKKRGNFPLFFLAPALISVTAVLVFPIAYALGLSFFEWNLMNEANRVFIFFKNYVSVFNDPQFWKSFLLQIGFIFIAIPIELIIGFFVSILMNRKFKGAGVLRSLLLLPVFILPVLSGLTWSFMLQPEYGTINYILSLLGFKQIAWLAYPGTAYTAVILQDIWRMWPFMFIILYAGISGMPKEFEEAATIDGAGFWQRVFYIIIPYLKPTIITAILLRTIDALRIFSEVYVMTGGGPGNSTLLLSLYINKQAFEYFNIGYASAMSIILIVVTLILTIILVRGNIEIDGDKA, from the coding sequence ATGTTGTTAAGTAGTAAAAATAAAAAGAAAAGAGGAAATTTTCCTCTTTTCTTTTTAGCTCCAGCTTTAATTTCCGTAACAGCAGTTCTTGTTTTTCCAATTGCATATGCTTTGGGATTATCTTTTTTTGAATGGAATTTAATGAATGAAGCAAACAGAGTTTTTATCTTTTTTAAAAACTATGTTTCAGTATTTAATGATCCACAATTTTGGAAATCATTTCTATTACAAATAGGATTTATATTTATAGCTATACCAATTGAATTAATCATAGGTTTTTTTGTTTCTATATTGATGAATAGAAAATTCAAAGGAGCTGGAGTTTTAAGATCATTATTATTATTACCAGTTTTCATTTTACCGGTTTTATCTGGGTTAACTTGGAGTTTTATGCTACAGCCAGAATATGGAACAATAAACTATATATTGAGTTTATTGGGATTTAAACAAATAGCATGGTTAGCCTATCCAGGAACTGCATATACAGCAGTAATCTTACAAGATATATGGAGAATGTGGCCGTTTATGTTCATTATATTATATGCAGGGATTAGTGGTATGCCAAAAGAATTTGAAGAAGCTGCTACTATAGATGGAGCTGGATTTTGGCAAAGAGTTTTTTATATTATTATTCCATATTTAAAACCAACTATTATAACTGCAATATTATTAAGAACTATAGACGCATTAAGAATTTTCTCTGAAGTATATGTAATGACGGGAGGAGGACCAGGTAATTCCACATTGTTATTATCATTGTATATTAATAAGCAAGCATTTGAATATTTTAATATTGGTTATGCATCTGCAATGTCAATTATATTAATTGTTGTCACATTAATTTTGACCATTATATTAGTAAGAGGAAATATTGAGATAGATGGTGATAAGGCATGA
- a CDS encoding DMT family transporter, which yields MKYSYLLLLSFVWGMYYIFNKIAVQYADVFTVGIFIRVLVFIILSFILFFRKRIKELKIIKIAFKELFLIGFLGFLLDIFAFLGLNYSTASNGSLLLKSDIFFTDIISLFLGVRFTSFDLFGSISMILGILLVLNVDFANLSFNFGDIFFILSALFISLNAFLIKYVQKKYKIKNMIIAFYNNFFAMLFFIFISYKFSDRFFEFKGTIFLLLAGICQFLIYILYYYNLHKFPIWIVRTFLLFTPVFVTIIGTLFLNEKMIFVQIIGIFLILFGGFIIILKQKGVKS from the coding sequence ATGAAATATAGTTATTTACTTTTATTATCTTTTGTTTGGGGAATGTATTATATATTTAATAAAATAGCTGTTCAATATGCAGATGTTTTTACAGTAGGCATATTCATTAGAGTTTTAGTATTCATTATATTGAGTTTCATATTATTTTTTAGGAAAAGAATTAAAGAATTAAAAATTATTAAAATTGCCTTTAAGGAATTATTTTTAATTGGTTTTTTAGGATTTTTATTAGATATATTTGCATTTTTAGGATTAAATTACTCAACAGCTTCAAATGGTTCATTGCTTTTAAAATCAGACATCTTTTTTACAGATATTATTTCATTGTTTTTAGGAGTTCGGTTTACATCCTTTGATTTATTTGGATCAATATCAATGATATTAGGAATTCTATTAGTTTTAAATGTTGATTTTGCGAATTTATCATTTAATTTTGGAGATATATTTTTTATTCTTAGTGCATTATTTATATCTTTAAATGCATTTTTAATAAAATATGTTCAGAAAAAGTATAAGATAAAAAACATGATCATTGCATTTTATAATAATTTTTTTGCTATGTTATTTTTTATTTTTATTTCATATAAATTTTCAGATCGTTTTTTTGAGTTTAAAGGTACTATATTTCTATTATTAGCAGGGATATGCCAATTTTTGATATATATTTTGTATTATTATAATTTACACAAATTTCCAATATGGATAGTAAGAACATTCCTATTATTTACACCTGTTTTTGTAACCATTATAGGAACACTATTTTTAAATGAAAAAATGATTTTTGTACAAATAATAGGAATATTTTTAATATTATTTGGAGGATTTATCATTATATTAAAACAGAAAGGAGTAAAATCATGA
- a CDS encoding carbohydrate ABC transporter permease, whose amino-acid sequence MKNKRLKHKFLVFLAFLVVIIELFPIFVVISNGFKRDIDIFTSNPFSFKFSLQSYKSVLTDYMFLNSLKNSLIVALISSSFSVLAGAMASYAITRYKFRGKTAIAYSFLTSRMIPQISLSIPLYLMFRNLNMLDNVFSLVLAYISFNVPYIIWLLLPFFASIPREFEEAARVDGCSEKRLFWSIFIPLVAPGLVVAMVFSFIMSWNEFLYALILTNTQARTAPISVNAFMGQYAPQWGQLSAAGTLMLIPAFIITLSLQRFIIKGLTAGGVKG is encoded by the coding sequence ATGAAGAATAAAAGATTAAAACATAAATTTTTAGTTTTCTTAGCTTTTTTAGTTGTTATAATTGAATTATTTCCTATTTTTGTAGTTATTTCTAATGGTTTTAAAAGAGATATTGATATTTTTACATCAAATCCTTTTTCATTTAAATTTTCTTTGCAAAGTTACAAAAGCGTTTTAACTGACTATATGTTTTTAAATAGTTTAAAGAATAGTTTAATAGTAGCTTTAATATCTTCATCCTTTTCTGTTTTAGCAGGAGCAATGGCATCTTATGCTATTACGAGGTATAAATTTAGAGGGAAAACGGCTATTGCCTATTCCTTTTTAACATCTAGAATGATTCCGCAAATATCATTATCTATTCCACTATATTTAATGTTTAGAAATTTAAATATGCTAGATAATGTTTTTTCTTTGGTTTTAGCATATATAAGTTTTAATGTTCCATATATTATTTGGTTATTATTACCATTTTTTGCATCAATTCCTAGAGAATTTGAAGAAGCAGCAAGAGTAGATGGGTGTTCGGAAAAAAGATTGTTTTGGTCAATATTTATTCCATTGGTAGCTCCAGGCTTAGTGGTTGCAATGGTATTTTCATTTATTATGTCTTGGAATGAGTTTTTATACGCACTTATTTTAACCAATACACAAGCTAGGACAGCACCTATTTCAGTAAATGCATTTATGGGACAATATGCTCCTCAATGGGGACAACTATCAGCAGCTGGAACATTAATGCTTATACCAGCATTTATTATCACATTATCTCTACAAAGATTTATAATTAAAGGTTTAACAGCTGGTGGTGTAAAAGGATAA